One Salvelinus sp. IW2-2015 unplaced genomic scaffold, ASM291031v2 Un_scaffold1911, whole genome shotgun sequence genomic window, tgcattgcttgctgtttggggttttaggctgggtttctgtacagcactttgagatatcagctgatgtaagaagggctatataaatacatttgatttgatttgatttgagaacacCTCAGACATGGTGTTAATATCAAACACAGAACACCTCAGACATGGTGTTAATATCAAACACAGAACACCTCAGACATGGTGTTAATATCAAACACAGAACACCTCAGACATGGTGTTAGTAtcaaacagctttgcacactcttggcattttctcaaccaatTTCATGatgtagtcatctggaatgcatttcaataacaggtgtgccttgttaaatgttaatttgtggaatttatttccttcttaaNNNNNNNNNNNNNNNNNNNNNNNNNNNNNNNNNNNNNNNNNNNNNNNNNNNNNNNNNNNNNNNNNNNNNNNNNNNNNNNNNNNNNNNNNNNNNNNNNNNNNNNNNNNNNNNNNNNNNNNNNNNNNNNNNNNNNNNNNNNNNNNNNNNNNNNNNNNNNNNNNNNNNNNNNNNNNNNNNNNNNNNNNNNNNNNNNNNNNNNNNNNNNNNNNNNNNNNNNNNNNNNNNNNNNNNNNNNNNNNNNNNNNNNNNNNNNNNNNNNNNNNNNNNNNNNNNNNNNNNNNNNNNNNNNNNNNNNNNNNNNNNNNNNNNNNNNNNNNNNNNNNNNNNNNNNNNNNNNNNNNNNNNNNNNNNNNNNNNNNNNNNNNNNNNNNNNNNNNNNNNNNNNNNNNNNNNNNNNNNNNNNNNNNNNNNNNNNNNNNNNNNNNNNNNNNNNNNNNNNNNNNNNNNNNNNNNNNNNNNNNNNNNNNNNNNNNNNNNNNNNNNNNNNNNNNNNNNNNNNNNNNNNNNNNNNNNNNNNNNNNNNNNNNNNNNNNNNNNNNNNNNNNNNNNNNNNNNNNNNNNNNNNNNNNNNNNNNNNNNNNNNNNNNNNNNNNNNNNNNNNNNNNNNNNNNNNNNNNNNNNNNNNNNNNNNNNNNNNNNNNNNNNNNNNNNNNNNNNNNNNNNNNNNNNNNNNNNNCAGGCCCAGAAAAAATTTGTGGGCAtgtttttccactgctccagagtccaatggcggcgagctttacaccactccagccYACMCTTGGCATTGCSCATGYWGATCTTAGGCTTGTYtgcggctgctctgccatggaaacccatttcatgaagcttgcgacgaacagttcttgtgctgacYTTGCTTCTAgagggttgcaaccgaggacagacgattgttacgcgctacgtgcttcagtactcccgttctgtgatcttgtgtggcctaccactttgcggctgagccattgtttctcctagacatttccacttcacaataacagcacttacagttgacaggggcaggcATAGCAGGGCAGAKKTTTTACGAACTGATTGGAAAGGTTtcatcctgtgacggtgccacgttgaatgtcaRtgagctcttcagtatggggccattctactgccaatgtttgtctatggagattgcatgactgtgtgcatcgattttatacacctgtcagRAACGAGTGTataatagccgaatccactcatctCTTATAGAACATGGGGAAAAACCAGACAACTTGCTATATATAGTTTCTATTTGGCTCTGGGTCCATGCACCAGCAGCACAGTTCACACTACACTCCACTCGTCCCTGAAACCCCAATGGGAGGCTCATGTAGCCAAATGTCAAAGGCTGAGCACATCAAAGCTGAAGCAATGCATATCCTAAACAAAACACAATCAAATTGCAGTGTGCATTCATGTTACTCTCATAACCCATGTATGAGCCACCAGTTACACCCAGTGGTCTGTAAATTACATGGAAGGATGGTATTTTGCTGGAAAAAGGAACCTGAAATAATTGGTCTtgtcctgacatttaaacctaatATTTGTCTCCATAAGGGTGTTTGCAGGGGGGACAttgaagctgagagagagagagcaagagagagagacagagagagagagagagagagagagagagagagagagagagagacccacagcTAAGAAAAGCCTTGACtatatacagactcagtgagcatagcctttgcTGTTGAGAAAGgtcaccataggcagacctggctctcaagagaagacaggctatgtgcaacaccgcccacaaaatgaggtggaaactgagctgcactttctaacctgctgccaaatgtatgaccatattagagacacatatttctctcagattacacagatccacaaagaattcgaYaacaaatcaaatttttacaaacttccatatctactgggtgaaatagcaGTGTGCAATCCCAGCAGCAAAATGTGTGACCcactgccacaagaaaaggtcaaccagtgggtcagaaacACTAACGTAAATCCAACCTATATTTATCTGCCCATTTATTTCCCCCGTCATTCGAACATTCTACTATTGGCACATTGTCACAACACTATACATTGTTtatataacattttaaatgtaatagTACATGTTTTAACCGCTAGTAATATAATATTTTAAACGTTGTTATTATCTGATTGTTTTCAgctttgttttgtttaattcacTTTGTTggtatttgttgttttgtttattgtttatttcacttgctttcgcAATGTAAACACATCTCCCATGCCAATTAAGCCccttagagagagaaagagagacagagagagagagagagagagagagagagggggtggggcttAGGATCAGCTAAGCTGGACAGCAGTACAGAGGACAAGGCAGCAGCTGGACACCAGTACAGAGGACAAGGCAGCAGCTGGACACCAGTACAGAGGACAAGTTGTCAGCTGGACAGCAGTACATAGGACAGGTCAGCAGCTGGACACCAGTACAGAGAACAAGGCAGCAGCTGGACACCAGTACAGAGGACAAGGCAGCAGCTGGACACCAGTACAGAGGNNNNNNNNNNNNNNNNNNNNNNNNNNNNNNNNNNNNNNNNNNNNNNNNNNNNNNNNNNNNNNNNNNNNNNNNNNNNNNNNNNNNNNNNNNNNNNNNNNNNNNNNNNNNNNNNNNNNNNNNNNNNNNNNNNNNNNNNNNNNNNNNNNNNNNNNNNNNNNNNNNNNNNNNNNNNNNNNNNNNNNNNNNNNNNNNNNNNNNNNNNNNNNNNNNNNNNNNNNNNNNNNNNNNNNNNNNNNNNNNNNNNNNNNNNNNNNNNNNNNNNNNNNNNNNNNNNNNNNNNNNNNNNNNNNNNNNNNNNNNNNNNNNNNNNNNNNNNNNNNNNNNNNNNNNNNNNNNNNNNNNNNNNNNNNNNNNNNNNNNNNNNNNNNNNNNNNNNNNNNNNNNNNNNNNNNNNNNNNNNNNNNNNNNNNNNNNNNNNNNNNNNNNNNNNNNNNNNNNNNNNNNNNNNNNNNNNNNNNNNNNNNNNNNNNNNNNNNNNNNNNNNNNNNNNNNNNNNNNNNNNNNNNNNNNNNNNNNNNNNNNNNNNNNNNNNNNNNNNNNNNNNNNNNNNNNNNNNNNNNNNNNNNNNNNNNNNNNNNNNNNNNNNNNNNNNNNNNNNNNNNNNNNNNNNNNNNNNNNNNNNNNNNNNNNNNNNNNNNCAGCAGTACAGAGGACAAGGCAGGTGAAACAGAGAATGATGTTTGGTTCTATCTGTTTAAGGGATACTGTTACTGGGTAGGTAAACATACAGATTTATTTTCTGTGTTTCCACGTTGACTAAGCTGCTATATTTACATGCATTTTAAGGGCTTATAGAATCTATTTCCCAAAGCATGTTATTTGTGAGCATGTAGAGTTTAATAGTTTTAACTAGAAGATGACTGTGTTGTTTTGGTTCTCCTATAACCTAGTCTTCAGGCTGGATGACATCAGTTATCCTGCTATAACAGTGTATtaacagtgttgtgttgtgttgtctgttcagTCCTGTTTCGATGATGAGCAGCATGGCCAGCGTGGGGAGGCCCAAAGCAGTGTCTCATTGTGTCGttgggaaggagaaggagaggacatgGTCTCGTGACAACGACAGGCTGAAAACAGTGTCTCCTTGCatcaaaggaaaacccagagctGTCTCTCCAGGCATGATAGGGGAGCAGAGGGCAGTGCCTCCTTGGAGGCCAGAGTCGATGTCTCCAGGTGTGATAGGAAGAGATAGGGCATGGTCCCTTGGTGTGCTCCAGACCACCAGCGGCTACAGCAGTGTGACCCCATGCCAGACCACTACTAAGACTCTCCGAGTGACGGACATCTTGGACTCCAAACCAGAGCCAACCAAGGCCCCTGTCAAGATCCGGCCCCCCAGCCCACGTCCCCCACCCCCCAAGGAGCCCATTTTCAGTCGCAACCTGTCCAGTGACCCTCCRGTCCAGCCCATCATAAGACGTAGGGCCCAGTCTTTGCCCTCGGTCCACGAGAGAATTAGAGACCGCCAGGTACGCTTCGTGGACTCCTTGGGGCTGGAGCTGGAGGAAGTCAAGGTGTTCAGCAACGGAGAGGAGCCTCGGATTCCCGCCCACGTCTTCTCCAGACTTCTCATGAGCGCTGAGATGAACTCAGGGCGGTCCCTGGAGCTTTCCTTGCCTTACTTCAAACCCTGTTTTCCCGAAAACACGGGCTCCCAGCCGGGATTCGTTAAGCGTCTGGTGGAGCAGGTCGTCTCTCTGGACCAGGTCTTGTGTTCTGAGCTGGGCATCATCGGCAAGGTGCAGGTCCTCAACCTGGCCTTCAACAAGGAGGTGACGATCCACTACTCCTTCACCAACTGGAGGAGCAGTGCTGAGACCAGAGCCTGCTGGGTGGCTACCCTCCACAGGGATCAGATGGAGGGACCAGAGTCTGATGTATTCCGGTTCCGTCTGCCCGTCCCGCCCTTCATCCTGCTGCCTGGAGCCCAGCTGGAGTTCGCTGTTGTGCAGAAGTGACGGAGCTGAGTACTGGACAACAACGATGGAACAACTACAAACTGTCCTGTTCACAGCTCACAACACTGTGCACCGAATGTGAGCAACGCATGGGCACTACACCGGACGCCACTAGGGAGCAACCAAGCTGTTAGAGCGATAAAACTCGGTTCAAGAGGTCAATGGGAGGAAGAACAAACACACGCGGCAAATGTTGACGGTACACAGATCGCCGTAGATAGAAGACGAAAAGGAAACAATGCCCATTCCCCTGATTAGAAAAAGATTAAAGGATTAAAGACATTggtgaataaaaatagagtaaaCAGTAATGAAGCGAAGCTATAAAGACATACCCAAGACACTCAAAGCTGATTCAGGACATACCCAAGACCGACTCAAAAGCTGATACaaacatacccaagatgactcaaagctgattcaACAACCCaaacgactcaaagctgattcagACATACCCCAAGACGACTTTAAACGattcagacatacccaagacgctCAAAGCTGATTCAACATaccccaagacgactcaaagctgattcagacatacccaagacgatcAAAGCTGATTCAACATACCCAAGAGTGACTCAAAGCTGATAAAGACATACCCAAGtgactcaaagctgattcagacattaccccaagatgactcaaagctaaTAAAGACAACCCAAGGACGACTTCAATGCGATTCAACAACccaaagacgactcaaagctgatgcaGAATACCCAAGACGACCTCAAAGCTGattcagacatacccaagacgactcaaagctgattcagacataccaagacgactcaaagctgattcagacatacccaagacgactcaaagctatAAACATACCCAGACGACtccaaagctgatacagacataccaaaAAACGATCAAGCGAAAAGACATAACCCAAGACGACTTCAATGACTGATTCAGACATACCGAAGACGACCAAAGCTGGattcagacatacccaagacgactcaaagcggATCAGACATACCAAAGACGACTTCAAAAGCTATTCAGActaccaagacgactcaaagctgataaaGACATACCCAAAGACGTACTCCCAAGctatacagacatacccaagtgGACTCAAAAGCTGAAAAACataccaagacgactcaaagaTAAGACATACCCAAAACGACTCAAAAGCTGATTAAAGACATTACCCAAGACGACAAGCTGATTCAGAcaacccaagacgactcaaagctgtaaaacatacCCAAACGACTCAAACTGATAAAATACCCAAGACGACTCCAAGCGATCAGACCATaccccaagacgactcaaagctgatcagacatacccaagacgactcaatgcgatacagacatacccaagacgactcaaagctgattcagACATTACCCAAGTGACTcaaaagctgatacagacataccaaaGAGACTCAAAGCTGATcaacatacccaagacgactcctAAAGCTGATCAACATACCCAAGACGAGCTCAAAAGCGATTCAGACATACCAAGACGACCTCAAAGCTGattcagacatacccaagacgactccaAAGCTGATTAAAACATTACCCAGACGACtccaaagctgatacagacataccaagTGACTCAAAGCTGaaagacatacccaagacgactccaAGCTATAAAGACAACCCCAaaacgactcaaagctgatacagacataccaaaCGACTCAAAGACTTTGATCAGACATCCCAAGACGACTCAAGCTATTTCAGACCATACCAAGACGACTCAATGCTGATACAGACATAACCCAAGACGAGCTCAAAAGCTGATTCAGACATTACCCAAGAGACGCAAAGCTGAGACAGACATCCCAAGTGAACTCAAGTGATAAAGACTataccaagacgactcaaaggCTGATTCAGAACATACCCAAACGACTCAAAAGCTGATCAGACATACCAAGACGAGCTCAATGCTGAAAAGACATACCAGATGACTCAAAATGCTGATAAGACATACCCAGACCGAACTCAATGCTGATCAGACATACCCAACGAccaagcttataaagacataCCCAAATGACTCAATGCCTGattcagacatacccaagacgactcaaaagCTGATTCAGAACAtttacccaagacgactcaaagcatTCAGACAACCCAAACACTCAAAGCTGATCAAATACCAAGAGACTCCAAAGCGATAAGAACATTACCCAGTGACTCAAGCTGATAAAGACAATaccccaagacgactcaaagctgattcagACAACCCAAACGACTCAAAGCTCATTCAGACATTACCCAAGACACTCTAATGCTGATAAAAGACATTACCCAAGATACTCAAAGTGATAAAGAACATACCCAAACACTCAATGCTATTCAGACaacccaagacgactcaatgcTGATTCAGACATACCcaacgactcaaagctgataaaGACATACCCAAGATCCTCAATGCTGATTCAGACATTACCCAGAGCGACCAAAAGCTGattcagacatacccaagacgactaaAGCTATTCAGACATAACCAAGACGACGCACAAGCTGATTCCAACATACCCAAGattgactcaaagctgataccaGACATACCCAGGACTACAAAGCCTGATaaagacatacccaagacgaacTCAAAGTCTGATCAGACATACCCAGACGACTCAAAGCGATTTCAACATAGCCCAAGACGACTCAGTGCTGATTAAAACATACccaaagatgactcaaagctgaaaAGACATACCAAGACTACTCAATGCTGGattcagacatacccaagacgactcaatgcTGATTCAGACAACCCAAGACGACTCCAAAGCTATAAAGACATATCCCAAATACTCAATGCGGattcagacatacccaagacgactcaaagcttaTCAGACATACccaaagacgactcaaagctgattcaACATACCAAGACGACTCAATGCTATGCAACATACCGCAAGATGACGCAAAGCTTAAGCGCCAACCAAACATATTAAAAATTTATAAACGGTGGTTTCGaccctcaatgctgattggctgacagccgtggtatatcagactgtataccatgggtatgacaaaacagacatttttactgctctatttatgttggtaaacagtttataataacgATACGGCACCTCGGCCAATATACAGcagtatatatacaatatacagcAGTGTCACCCTGTGTGACATACggccaatataacacggctaagggGTGTCTCCGGGTTGTGTTGTGTcgcgttgtgcctaagaacagcaccaagccgtggtatattggccatataccacaccccttcaggccttattgcttaagtattctacaaagtattgactcaggggtaRgaatacttatgtaaattagctatttatgtattacattttttttWATAAATTTGccacaatttctaaaaacatttttcactttgtccttatgcggtatagatgggtgagagaaaataaatatcttgaatccattttgaattcaggctgtaacaaaacgtgtaataagtcaaggggtatgaatactttctgaaggcactatgtgGTGCTTATGAAGCTTTATGTAAGCTATAAGAAGCCTTTACGCATGCTATATGAAGGCTTCAT contains:
- the LOC112072390 gene encoding protein phosphatase 1 regulatory subunit 3D; translated protein: MMSSMASVGRPKAVSHCVVGKEKERTWSRDNDRLKTVSPCIKGKPRAVSPGMIGEQRAVPPWRPESMSPGVIGRDRAWSLGVLQTTSGYSSVTPCQTTTKTLRVTDILDSKPEPTKAPVKIRPPSPRPPPPKEPIFSRNLSSDPPVQPIIRRRAQSLPSVHERIRDRQVRFVDSLGLELEEVKVFSNGEEPRIPAHVFSRLLMSAEMNSGRSLELSLPYFKPCFPENTGSQPGFVKRLVEQVVSLDQVLCSELGIIGKVQVLNLAFNKEVTIHYSFTNWRSSAETRACWVATLHRDQMEGPESDVFRFRLPVPPFILLPGAQLEFAVVQK